The genomic interval TCCGTTCCGGGTCGAGGATTATGCCGCCATCGCCGGCAACGTCCTGGGATCGCGGGCCAAGGACATCGATTTTCAGCAGCTCTTCCGCCATGCCGCGCGTCTGACCGGCCATCAATTGCGCCTGGCCTGCGCCCTCCTGCAGGGCGAGCCGGCGCCGACGACCGAGCAGATCATCGACGTCCTCAACCACCACATCGTCGCCAGCAATGTCCGCACCAACGAGGTCGAGGACATCACCTTCGACCGCCTGCCCGGCGCCGAGCATATCGCAGAGGCGCTTGAAACCGCCATCGTCCTGCCGCTGGAGAACCGCAAGCTGGCGCTGGAGATGGGCCTGAAGGCCAAGCGCGGCGTGCTGCTCTACGGCCCGCCCGGCACCGGCAAGACGGTCATGGGCCGCGCGCTGGCGCACCGGATGAAGGGCAAGTTCTTCCTGGTCGACGGCTCCTTCATCAGCGAGCCGCCGGGCACCTTCTTCGACAAGCTGCAGGCGGTGGTGGCGGAAGCCAAGGCGAACTCGCCTTCCGTTCTGTTCATCGACGACGCCGACGTGCTGTTCAAGATCGAACATATCCAGGGCGTAGTGCGCTTCCTGCTCTCGCTGCTCGACGGACTGGAGAGCGAGACGGCCAACAATGTCTGCGTCATGATGACGGCGATGGACGTGCGCCATATCCCCGATGCGGTGCTGCGGTCCGGCCGCGTCGAGGTCTGGCTGCAGACCAAGCTGCCCGATCAGGACATCCGCGCACGCATCCTCAAGCGCTATCTCAACGAGGATAAGCACCTGCCGGACGTCAACGTCATCGATTTCGACCGCCTGGCGTCGGCGACCGAAGGCTTCACCCAGGCCGATCTGCGCCGCGTGGCGGGCGATGCGAAGTCGCTCTATGCCTCCGACCTGGTGAAGGGCCGCAAGCCCGTCACCGCCGTCGATTATGTCCTGAATGCGGTGGACGCGGTGATCGATGTGCGCGGCCGCATGGCCGACAGCTTGGGCGACGAAAAGCTGCGCCTCGCCGGCGGCAAGAACAAATACTTCAACAAGGCGGCGGCCACGAATTGCGGCGAAGCCTGCGGCTATTGACGAAAGGCTTCAACGCGCGAGGCTCGCGCTGTCACCCCCTAGGGAGCGGGGGCCTCGTTTACTCTAAAATCCCTTCGCCGTGAGGCGAAGGGGTTTTGTTTTGCTCGCTACGCCCAGGCGTTCCCGCCTTCCGGCGGATAGGCGACCGCGTTTCCCCATCGCAGACTTAAATCCATCGCGGCAATTGGCCTCCAAAACCGATGCTTGCGGAGTCTGGGCCGACCACTCGTTTCCGTTTCAAAGTGTGGGCGGTGTTCGTCGGTCGTCGTCATGCCGGGGCCGGTTCTTGCCGGTCCTGTAAATTGGGGTGCATCATGCGTTTCGTCAGCCCGGTCTGGTTCGTCAAAAGCCTGCGGTGGGGCG from Rhizomicrobium sp. carries:
- a CDS encoding ATP-binding protein, whose translation is MNASPELRFPTPAHVRSNHLPLSPAQANADAELDILLKVSPVVGLASTVGMGRTLLLSNQVAKRGGCMITLAEMADASAATDPLAFADAVGKLIDKALAENDFVAVDDFNYITRIGSSQNASRGGYTAMVAKRILERMAQEPHKRLLIAGTPANQYGQFFFDALMDRGAVAALDPFRVEDYAAIAGNVLGSRAKDIDFQQLFRHAARLTGHQLRLACALLQGEPAPTTEQIIDVLNHHIVASNVRTNEVEDITFDRLPGAEHIAEALETAIVLPLENRKLALEMGLKAKRGVLLYGPPGTGKTVMGRALAHRMKGKFFLVDGSFISEPPGTFFDKLQAVVAEAKANSPSVLFIDDADVLFKIEHIQGVVRFLLSLLDGLESETANNVCVMMTAMDVRHIPDAVLRSGRVEVWLQTKLPDQDIRARILKRYLNEDKHLPDVNVIDFDRLASATEGFTQADLRRVAGDAKSLYASDLVKGRKPVTAVDYVLNAVDAVIDVRGRMADSLGDEKLRLAGGKNKYFNKAAATNCGEACGY